The Chryseolinea soli nucleotide sequence TTACGGTGACGGTGACGGATGGCACCAAACCCGTGTTCACCAATTGTCCCGCCAACATTTCGTTGCCGACAGACGTCACGTCATGTACGGCGGTAGCGACTTGGGTGCTGCCCACTGTTACCGACAACTGCGACGCCACGCCGGGCCTCAGCAGCAACTTCAATTCGGGAGACGCCTTCACGGTGGGTGTGCATACCGTTACGTATGAGGCAACCGATGCGGCAGGTAACAAAGAAACGTGCTCGTTTACCGTTACGGTAGAAGACCACATCAACCCGACGTTTACAAGTTGTCCTTCCAACATTGTTGCTTCTGCCAGCGCCACGTCTTGCGACGCGACCGTATCGTGGGTCGCTCTCACGGCAGGTGACAATTGTACGGCAACGCCCGCTGTGACCAGTAATTTTAATCCCGGCGACGTGTTCCCCATCGGGGTGACCACGGTAACCTACACCGCGACAGACGTAGCGGGGAACACCACCACGTGTTCCTTCAGCGTGACGGTCAATGACAATACTGCACCCGTGTTCACCGGTTGTCCAACGGCTGTTACTGTAGCGGCCGATGCTTCTTGCCAGGCCGTGGCAACCTGGAACCCGCCCGTGGCGAAGGATAACTGTTCCTTTACGCTCACCAGCAATCACAATCCAGGCGAAACTTTCCCGCAGGGGACTACGCCGGTTATCTACACCGCTACCGATCCCGCGGGCAACGTGACCACGTGTTCCTTCAACGTGATTGTGCGCGACGCCATCGCGCCCGTGTTCAGCAATTGTCCGGTCGACTTCACGGTTGCTGTGGGCGCGGGTTGTGGCGCAAACGTAAATTGGATCGCACCTGCCGTGACCGACAATTGCACGGGAACGCTCACGCTGACAAGTGACCACGCCCCCGGCGACTTCTTTGCCGCTGGCACCACCACGGTAACCTACAAGGCAACCGACGTCGCGGGCAACGTTGCCACATGTTCGTTTGCCGTGACCGTTGAGGATACTACGCCACCCGTATTTCAAAATTGCCCCGCTCAAATTTCAGTCGCGGCCGACAACTCCTGTGGGGCGGTCGTGAATTGGACATCGCCAACGGCTTCGGACAACTGCAGCGTGAGCGTAGTCAGTACGCATCAGCCCGGTGAAAGATTTGATATCGGCACCGTCGAAGTCGTGTATACCGCCACCGACATCTATGGCAATGCGTCGGTTTGCCGCTTCAATGTGACGGTGCGGAATGAGGAGCTGCCAACATTTGCCGGATGCCCCAGCGATGTATATGCGAGATGCGGCGAGTCAGGACAGGTGGTCGTGAGTTGGGAACCGCCGACCGCTACAACGCGGTGCGGGGACTTGTCGCTCACGGGTTCGCATGAACCGGGTGAAACGTTTTCCGTGGGTACAACACCGGTAGTCTATACCGCCGCGAACGACGCAGGTAAAACGATAACCTGCAACTTCAACGTCATCGTGGATTATGAAGAACTGGAGATTGAAGTCACCAAGGTGGTAACGCCCGACGGCGATGGGCAAAATGATGACTGGATCGTTGTGAACATCGAAAAATTCGCCCGCAACAAAGTGCTTGTTTTAGACCGGTGGGGCAGCGTCATTTACCAGGCTTCGGGATATAACAATAGTACGATGGTTTGGAACGGTGTGAGCTCGAATGGCGTTCAGGTACCCACGGGTACGTATTATTATGTCATCGAAGTGGATTTTCTGCAGAAGCATTTGAAGAAGAGTGGATTTATTGAATTGCTGCGATAGTATGGGAACACGGCTACGATATGTTTTTTTTAGAGCCGCGTTATCGGCGGGGGTGCTCATGTTTTCTTTTCAGCAGGGCGCGGCCCAACAAAAGGTGCAGTTCAGCCAGTATATGTTCAACAACCTGGTCATCAATCCCGCCTATGCCGGTGCCGATGAGGCCCTGAGTCTTACGTTTATCGATCGAAGACAATGGAGCGGTGTCGACGATGCACCCACCACGCAAACGCTTTCGGGACACACGCTGTTCAAGAAAAAACATTTCGGGTTGGGTGCCACCCTCGTGAACGATCAGTATGGTGTTCACAAAAACCTGAGTGCGCTAACCGACTATGCCTATCACCTGCAGGTCGGCAAAAAATCATTCCTGTCGTTGGGGCTGCAGGCCGGCGTGCACAATACCCGTTCGGACTATGCTTCCCTGATCGGGGGTGTTACAAACGATCCCCGCCTATACGCCAACGTCTCTCAAACGTTCTTTGACTTTGGGGCGGGCATTTATTTCAGGAGTCCCCGGTTGCACGTCGGATTGTCGGCACCGCAGTTGCTTCCCGAAACGCTTTCCCTCAGCGATACGCTTTCGGTTCGTTTGAGTCGCGCCAATTATTTCCTGTTCACAAAATATCGGATCACGCAAAACGAAAGCATCGAATACGAACCCTCCATACTGTTAAAGTATTTTCCAGGATTGCCTTTCTCTTACGACGTGAACATCAACATGATCTATCGCAAAGTGTTAACGCTGGGCCTCTCCTACCGGAAACGGGAATCGGTGGATTTTCTATTAAAGGCGCAGATCACGCCGCAGTTCCAGATCGGATACGCCTACGACCACGCCATTGGCGACGTCGCCCGGATCAGCAACGGCTCGCACGAGCTGATGGTACAATATCTTTTCAAGTACGTAGAAACCAAGGTGGCCTCGCCGCGATGACCCAAACACGCATCATGAAAAACGGGAACCTACTTTTGTTGCTCCTTCTCCTCGCGGTGCAGACCGCGGAGGGACAGCAAACGGTTTTCGGATTGTTCAGAAGCGAAGTAGGTCTTGGGGACAAATACTATAAGGACAAAAATTACACGGAGGCCTTAAAGCTGTACATGGAAGCCTCCCGAAAGAACCCGGATGTCCAACTCAGAATTGCACGGTGTTATTATTCGCTCAAAGAGTATTCGACCGCCGTTACCTACTATGGCCGTTATTTGAAAGAAAAGCGGTCGCTCCCCTGGAGTGATACTTACTATTATGCGGAAGTCCAGGCCGCGACCGGGAACTACAAGGCCGCGATCGAATACTACCAAAAGCACTTGTCTAATAAAAAGGACGACGAGCTCGCCATGCGAAAGATATGGCGGCTCAGCAACATCAAATATCTGTACGAAGATTCCTCGCACTTTGCCGTCAGACCCATTTCGCTGAACACGGAATACGGAGAGTTGTGTGCCACACCCTACAAAAACCGGATCGTGTTCATGTCGAACCGGAAAGAGCCCGAGCTTGTCGAAAAGGTGAACGCCGTCATGAACGCGCCTTTTTACAAGATCTACTCGGCCCGCGTCCTGCCCGGCACGAGTGCTAACGGGGGGCACCAATACGATAAGCCATCGCTTTTCAGCAAGGAGCTGGCCTCGCGATTGAACGCCGGACCGGTAGTGTTTTATGACAAGGAGCAAAAGATGGCCTTCATATCGGCTGCGCATGAAACGGGGCACGGGGGTGATCGGAATCTGCAACTGTTTTTTGCCGAATGGAAAAACGGCGAATGGACCGAGACGGATCCCTTTCCATACAACAGCCGGTATCATTCCATTAGCGATCCGACGATCAGTGAAGACGGCAAGGTACTTTATTTTTCATCCGACATGGGCGGCGGTCAGGGTGGCAAGGACTTGTACCGGTCTACGTTCGAGGATGGAAAATGGACACAGCCGGAAAACCTCGGTGAAACCGTGAACACACCCTATGACGAAGTCTTCCCCTTCCTGCATGAAAACCGGACCCTTTATTTTTCGTCTAATGGCCACCCCGGCATGGGCGGCCTTGATATTTTCGAGACCGCCATCAAAGCCGACGGCTATAGCGAGCCGCGCAATGTGGGCTACCCGATCAACACCAGCTATGACGATTTCGGCATGACCGTAGACGAGCAGGATACCCACGGCTACTTTTCGTCCAACAGAAAAAATGGCGGCTTCAACGACGACCTCTACGAATTTGACATGGACCTGCAAACCTATCCGGTTAGCATCGCCGGCATTGTTAAATTGAAAGAACACGCCTGGACCGATGACTCGGCGATCACCGCTATGCCCCAAACGAAGATCTATCTCGTGGACAACTTGCGCAACACGACGGTATTTGAAACCGTTACCGATAACCATGGAAATTTTTCCGTGGTGGTACCGTATCTTAGCGAATATGTTATCCGCGCGGTTGGAGCCGATGGGAAACAAAGCGTTGTCGTGTTCGAAGTCCCAAGACATCAGCGGCAAGTCGGCGCCCATGAAATTGTATTTGTAAAAGACACCTTCTAGCGATATGAAGCACCTCTCAACGTCCCCTCTGCCCCATCCGTTCACCAAGCTGAATGCGATCCTGGTTTTGCTTACCCTCATTGCCTTTGCCATTCTCCCCGCCGCCGGGCAGGTGCGGCAGTTGATCCAGGTGAAAACCTTTGACGAGCAATTGAAGCCCCTGAAGAATGTCGAGGTTTCGATCAACAACAAGGACTTCATCTCGACCGGCAACAAGGGTGAAGTGTTCGTCGAGTTGCTGGAGACGGACCTCCCGGTGAAGACTATAAAAATAAAGAATGAACAATACGAGCCAGCGGCCTGGAACCTGAGCAAAAGCATCCTGGAAATTGTTATCCGCAAGAAGAACTACCAGGTAGCCAGTGTAACCGTCAAAGACCGGAACAACGTTCCGGTGAGCAACCTCCCGGTCACCTTCAAGGGCAGGAAAACGGCCCAAGCCACGACCGATGCTGCGGGCAAAATTGAAGTCCCGCTCGCGCTTGATGAGAAAATAAACACGGCCGACCAGTTTAGCGCTAAGGGCTACGATGTTGTAGATCTGCAACAAACTGCCAAAGAGGCGGTGCTCACGGTGGAAGCCATCAAGCCGGTTGTCGTGGCACAAGCGCCAACGCAGACGCCTGCAACAACCGAAAAAGCAGCGGCCCAAAATCCGGCGATCAACACAGACTATTTTAAGAATTTCAATCTGGCCAACTTAGACTCCATCCAATCGCTCACCGTGTTCTATGCTGTCTTTAAAAACGTGCCCATAAAAAGCATGGACGCGGCGACAAAGGCTAAGCTGGACGGAAAATTCAATCAGCTGGTCACCCAGCTTCAGGATTCGGCGAGCCATAAAAAGGATGTATTCATGGGAAATATCTCCGATTCATCTTTTGTGAGCGAAGACATCAAGAACCTTTTGAAAAAGGCCACGTTGGAAGGCCAGGGTCTTACCTCCCAGAAAAACGAGTTTGATGAGAAGATCCGGATCATCGACCAAAAACTCCAGAAGGGCCTCATGAACCTCGATGAAAATACGCGCGCCACACTCTTCTCGGACCTGATCGCCCTCGAACAATTGCTCGCCTCCAACGAGAGCCGGTTCTATAAAAACGTGAGCGACTACCGGCTCATCATCAGCGGCCTCAAGGAAAAGTATTTCGATTTCCAAAAGCTGGAGAACCAACTCTCCGAAAGCGAGGCCCGGCGCCTGGAAGAACAACGCGCTTTCCGGAAACAGATTTTCGCCATATCGCTCGTGGTGATCGGTTTTGCCATCCTGATTGTTTTGCTCATCACGTTCAGCGGCCGCCTGCGAAGACAAAAGAAAGACCTTGTCCTGGCCAACGAAGAAGTGCGGCGTGTCAACGAAAACCTGGAGGCCATTGTCCAGGACCGCACCAAACTGCTTGCGGAAGCCAACCGGGAGCTCGACACCTTTTTATATCGCGCCTCGCACGACTTGCGTTCGCCTGTATGTTCGATCATCGGGCTGTGTAACATCGCCATTCACCTCTCCAATGGAGAGCCTAAAGAATTAGTAGAACGCGTCGTGCACACCACCGAGGGCATGGATAAGCTTTTGAAAAAATTGAGCATCATCAGCGAGATCAACCAACCGACCGGCTATTCCTCCATCACATTGCTCAATCTCGTGGAGAATGTACAACAACGTTTCTCGAATGTCATTACCGAGAAGCGCGTCAAATTTACGATTGACTGTCCTGCCAATCTTGTTTTTTTCTCCTATCCCAACCTGGTCGACGTGGTCATCACCAACCTGGTCGAGAACGCCCTTGTCTATAGCATCATGCAACACGCCGAGGGAGCCAGCGTGGCGTTCCGGGCCACGATCAAAGACGATCAACTTCAGTTCAGTGTTCGCGACAATGGCATTGGGGTGGACGCCAGCATTCAGCATCGCTTGTTCGACATGTTCTTCAAAGGCCATCCCGACTCAAAGGGCAACGGGCTTGGGTTGTACATCGTTCAAAAATCGGTACAGGCACTGGACGGAAGTATCGCCGTAGCGTCAGAGCAGGGGCAGTACACGGAATTTGTCGTGCAGCTTCCGTTTAACGTGGTACCGATGGAGAAATCCATACAGATTGAAGTGGCTTGAGAAGATTTTCATTTGACCATGAATCAAAATGCGTCTTTGCCCGTTAAGCCTATTCTTTAGCTAACTTTTTTCATGGACATTAAAGAAAAAATCGTTGACCTGGATTTACCGGCAGAAAAACGCTGGTTATTTCTCGAGGCCTATAAAACAGAAGTGAACGAATTGCTGGCTTGTTACCTGAAGGATTTTGAAGAGGCCACTTTCCTATTTAGTGCCTTGGGCGACTATAAACAGGCCGTTCTCCGGCCGGAATATTTAGAAGAGATCCGTTCGATAGCATCCTTTTCCCGATTTAGCGAGGACGAGGTGCTCATGGCCAATTTATATTACGATATCCTGAAGTTTTATTTTGGTTGCACCGCCTTCGCGGTACGTTCCGAAAACACAACGCTTCACGGTCGAAATCTCGACTGGCATACCGATAATGATCTGCTAAGCAAGCATTCCATGATCTTTGATTTTCAGAAAGACGGCAAAACGTTGTTCAAGACGGTAGGATGGCCTGGCTTTATCGGCGCGCTTTCGGGTGTGAAACCTGCGGCCTTTTCGCTTACACTAAACGCCGTGCTGAGCAAAGACAAGCCGGAGATCGCCTTTCCGATCTCATTCCTCCTTCGCGACGTCCTGGCTACAGCACGATCCTACGATGAAGCCAAACGAATCTTAGAGCAGACACCGATCGCCAGCGACTGCCTCCTGTTGCTATCCGGGCTCGGAGCCATGGAACAAGTGGTTATTGAACGCACGCCTCGTCGATTTGCATCACGGGTATCAAGCGAAGGATTTGTTGTGGTCACAAACGACTATAAAAAACTTGAAAATGGAGAAGCCGACAATATGCTGCAGGCAACTTCCTGTGGCCGTTATGACCGGGCTCAGTCGCTTCTCCGCGAAAGGGCTCCAAAAACGGCTGAAGCGTGCTTGTATATCCTTCAAGACGAAGACGTCATGATGGGAATTACGGTTCAACAAATGGTTTTCGACAATCGCACGGGCGCGATCACGCTCGTAAAATCTTGATGTGCATCAAATAAATCAGGATAAAAAAAAGACCTGTTAGCTTTTCAGGGCTAACAGGTCTCTAATCTGATCTCAAAAACGGCTATCGCTTCCTCGCCAATTGTCCGTAGTCTTTATTTCTCGACGACGTATACTTATAGAAGTAGAAGTGATCTGTGAGTCCGGCAGCCGACCACTCAAAATTGTAGTGCTGTCCTTTCGTCACTTTGCCTTCGTAGACGGTGGTCAGGCTGCGGCCTGATTTGTCCAGGATCTCGACCTTAACATTGTCGTCGTACGGGGCCGTCCACTCAAAGTTCAGCTTGTCTTTGAACGGGTTGGGGTAGACGTTGAGTTCGAAAGGTATTTTTGTGGCGCTGGCCACAGGCACCTCTGTCGCCGCTTGCTGCTGCACAGTAGCGACCGTAGTGGTGGTGGAACAAGGATCGCTGGATGACGGATCGCCGCCGCCCGTGTTATCCTTTTGTATACACGCGGTGCTGGTGGTATAGGAACAAGTTTGTGAGCAGCCATTTTTTGTAAGCGTCAACGTGAACGTTGCCGAGCTGCCGGGAGTACCTGCCGTATAAACCGCAGTAGAATCATTTCCCGACGTGATCGCCCAGCTGTTGTCCGTGCTGGTTACCGTCCAGAGATAATTGGTGGCACCTGCCACAGCCGTAGACAGTAAATTTCCGGCCGATCCGCACACGACAGGTTTGGTAGGCGGAGTGATGAGGCAAGACCATCCGACCGAAACCGGATCCACCGTGAATTGACGCGTGGCCGTGCAACCCGCTGCATCCTTAACAGTCACCGAATAGGTTCCCGAATTCAGACCGGTAACATCTTCCGTCGTTGCACCTGTCGACCACAGATAGGTATACAAGGGCTTACCTCCCATAACCGAGAGATCGATACCATAAGATCCTTCGACCCCACATTGCGCATTGCTCACCGCGCCGCTCACGTCCAACGCTGTCGGCGAAAGGATCAGGAACGAAAGCGTACGGCTACATCCGCTGGCATCCGTTACGACGACGGTATAAAATCCGGCGGGAAGACCCGTGACCGCACTACCCGTTGCACCGTTCGACCAGGTGTATGTATAAGGAGGAACGCCACTCACGGTAAGGGTGATCGACCCCAGATCGGTAGCGCAAACCGGTTGATTGATTTCACTGGCAACGGTCAGCGGTTTTTGGAAAACACTAATCGCCGCCTGCGTGCTGCAACCCGCCGCATCGGTTACCGTCACGGTATAAATGCCGACCGCCAGTCCTGTACGATCTTCTGTGGTTGGACCATCCGCCCATTTAATTACATAAGGAGATGTGCCGCCCACGATCGACAGATCGATCGCGCCAAACGTATCGCCAAGGCAACTGGTGGGGGTCACCACATAGGTCAGTAATAAGGTGTTGTTGAGCTTCAGTGTATAGCTTTTGCTCGTCGAGCAACCTAAGGCGTCGGTTATTTTTACGGTGAAGGTTCCCGCGCCAAGGCCGTTAATGTCTTGTGTCGTTGCCCCGTTGCTCCACGAATAGGTGTATGGCGTGACGCCGCCGTTGGGCGTTAGATCGATGCTACCGTTGGCCTGCGAACAGGAAGGGTTGAGCAGCGAAGCCGTAGCGCTGAGCAAAGACGAGTTTGTCAGCATGAACGATTTTTGCGCCGTGCAATTTGTTGAATCGGTTACGGTCACCGTGTATAAACCGCTGGGTACGTTGGTCAGATTTTGCTGGCTTGAGCCGTTGCTCCAGAAATAGGTGTATGTACCCACTCCTGTTCCGCCGGTCACGTCAAGTGTAATCGATCCGTTTGCCACGCCACTACACGCCGGGTTCGACACCGTCTCGGTGATGACGATTGGCGGTGGCGCCGAAACGGTCTCATGCAGCGTAAGGGTATTTCCTTTGGCATCCGTAATGGTGACGCTATACATTCCCGCCGTAAGATTTTGTATGGACGGTGTAGTAGCGCCCGTCGACCACGAATATGTAATGGGAGCTTGTCCATCCTGGATCGTGGCTCCCACTTGTCCGTCTGCACTGGCGGAACAGGTTACGTTTGTCTTTTGCAAAGTAGCCAGGAGTGTCGAACAGGTTTGCGTGGTATCGGGGGGCACGGGATGGGAAAGCGTGTCATAATCCACGCAATTAC carries:
- a CDS encoding C45 family autoproteolytic acyltransferase/hydolase; its protein translation is MDIKEKIVDLDLPAEKRWLFLEAYKTEVNELLACYLKDFEEATFLFSALGDYKQAVLRPEYLEEIRSIASFSRFSEDEVLMANLYYDILKFYFGCTAFAVRSENTTLHGRNLDWHTDNDLLSKHSMIFDFQKDGKTLFKTVGWPGFIGALSGVKPAAFSLTLNAVLSKDKPEIAFPISFLLRDVLATARSYDEAKRILEQTPIASDCLLLLSGLGAMEQVVIERTPRRFASRVSSEGFVVVTNDYKKLENGEADNMLQATSCGRYDRAQSLLRERAPKTAEACLYILQDEDVMMGITVQQMVFDNRTGAITLVKS
- a CDS encoding SprB repeat-containing protein encodes the protein MKRYFTICLIGLISVFATLEVVAQKRSPGDKTTPSGKSSNDSHTSWNPSGDSKKGGTSSQDSKKSSKNSKKGGKSSKDNHKGGKPSNDGHSGGKPSSGGHTSCAIHPNSNCDGRHTCTVHPNCNGQHTCPIHPSCNGQHGGGQPGGGHPGGGHPGGGQPGGGQPGGGHPTCDNNSYSTVIVKQEPISETCTEYEVKVSYNGTRTFGLSHYVMGFPCGELKDVSNSEHWKQVFGKDPTTGVYGLKIDNISGFGDGRPADFTIKFTWCSDNTCNKTLGTVAYKYGNCVDYDTLSHPVPPDTTQTCSTLLATLQKTNVTCSASADGQVGATIQDGQAPITYSWSTGATTPSIQNLTAGMYSVTITDAKGNTLTLHETVSAPPPIVITETVSNPACSGVANGSITLDVTGGTGVGTYTYFWSNGSSQQNLTNVPSGLYTVTVTDSTNCTAQKSFMLTNSSLLSATASLLNPSCSQANGSIDLTPNGGVTPYTYSWSNGATTQDINGLGAGTFTVKITDALGCSTSKSYTLKLNNTLLLTYVVTPTSCLGDTFGAIDLSIVGGTSPYVIKWADGPTTEDRTGLAVGIYTVTVTDAAGCSTQAAISVFQKPLTVASEINQPVCATDLGSITLTVSGVPPYTYTWSNGATGSAVTGLPAGFYTVVVTDASGCSRTLSFLILSPTALDVSGAVSNAQCGVEGSYGIDLSVMGGKPLYTYLWSTGATTEDVTGLNSGTYSVTVKDAAGCTATRQFTVDPVSVGWSCLITPPTKPVVCGSAGNLLSTAVAGATNYLWTVTSTDNSWAITSGNDSTAVYTAGTPGSSATFTLTLTKNGCSQTCSYTTSTACIQKDNTGGGDPSSSDPCSTTTTVATVQQQAATEVPVASATKIPFELNVYPNPFKDKLNFEWTAPYDDNVKVEILDKSGRSLTTVYEGKVTKGQHYNFEWSAAGLTDHFYFYKYTSSRNKDYGQLARKR
- a CDS encoding tetratricopeptide repeat protein, which produces MKNGNLLLLLLLLAVQTAEGQQTVFGLFRSEVGLGDKYYKDKNYTEALKLYMEASRKNPDVQLRIARCYYSLKEYSTAVTYYGRYLKEKRSLPWSDTYYYAEVQAATGNYKAAIEYYQKHLSNKKDDELAMRKIWRLSNIKYLYEDSSHFAVRPISLNTEYGELCATPYKNRIVFMSNRKEPELVEKVNAVMNAPFYKIYSARVLPGTSANGGHQYDKPSLFSKELASRLNAGPVVFYDKEQKMAFISAAHETGHGGDRNLQLFFAEWKNGEWTETDPFPYNSRYHSISDPTISEDGKVLYFSSDMGGGQGGKDLYRSTFEDGKWTQPENLGETVNTPYDEVFPFLHENRTLYFSSNGHPGMGGLDIFETAIKADGYSEPRNVGYPINTSYDDFGMTVDEQDTHGYFSSNRKNGGFNDDLYEFDMDLQTYPVSIAGIVKLKEHAWTDDSAITAMPQTKIYLVDNLRNTTVFETVTDNHGNFSVVVPYLSEYVIRAVGADGKQSVVVFEVPRHQRQVGAHEIVFVKDTF
- a CDS encoding type IX secretion system membrane protein PorP/SprF, which codes for MFSFQQGAAQQKVQFSQYMFNNLVINPAYAGADEALSLTFIDRRQWSGVDDAPTTQTLSGHTLFKKKHFGLGATLVNDQYGVHKNLSALTDYAYHLQVGKKSFLSLGLQAGVHNTRSDYASLIGGVTNDPRLYANVSQTFFDFGAGIYFRSPRLHVGLSAPQLLPETLSLSDTLSVRLSRANYFLFTKYRITQNESIEYEPSILLKYFPGLPFSYDVNINMIYRKVLTLGLSYRKRESVDFLLKAQITPQFQIGYAYDHAIGDVARISNGSHELMVQYLFKYVETKVASPR
- a CDS encoding ATP-binding protein; translated protein: MKHLSTSPLPHPFTKLNAILVLLTLIAFAILPAAGQVRQLIQVKTFDEQLKPLKNVEVSINNKDFISTGNKGEVFVELLETDLPVKTIKIKNEQYEPAAWNLSKSILEIVIRKKNYQVASVTVKDRNNVPVSNLPVTFKGRKTAQATTDAAGKIEVPLALDEKINTADQFSAKGYDVVDLQQTAKEAVLTVEAIKPVVVAQAPTQTPATTEKAAAQNPAINTDYFKNFNLANLDSIQSLTVFYAVFKNVPIKSMDAATKAKLDGKFNQLVTQLQDSASHKKDVFMGNISDSSFVSEDIKNLLKKATLEGQGLTSQKNEFDEKIRIIDQKLQKGLMNLDENTRATLFSDLIALEQLLASNESRFYKNVSDYRLIISGLKEKYFDFQKLENQLSESEARRLEEQRAFRKQIFAISLVVIGFAILIVLLITFSGRLRRQKKDLVLANEEVRRVNENLEAIVQDRTKLLAEANRELDTFLYRASHDLRSPVCSIIGLCNIAIHLSNGEPKELVERVVHTTEGMDKLLKKLSIISEINQPTGYSSITLLNLVENVQQRFSNVITEKRVKFTIDCPANLVFFSYPNLVDVVITNLVENALVYSIMQHAEGASVAFRATIKDDQLQFSVRDNGIGVDASIQHRLFDMFFKGHPDSKGNGLGLYIVQKSVQALDGSIAVASEQGQYTEFVVQLPFNVVPMEKSIQIEVA